The proteins below come from a single Sphingomonas carotinifaciens genomic window:
- a CDS encoding electron transfer flavoprotein subunit beta/FixA family protein, producing MKVLVPVKRVLDYNVKPRVKADGSGVDLANVKMSMNPFDEIAVEEAIRLKEKAGVTEVVVVSIGEPKAADTLRTALAMGADRAILVTAEGRVEPLGVAKLLARIVEEESPDLVILGKQAIDDDNNQTGQMLAGLLGWAQGTFASKVVLAEGQAVVTREVDGGLETDTLVLPAIVTTDLRLNEPRYASLPNIMKAKSKPMATRAAADFGVDIAARHTITHVAEPGKRQAGVKVADVDELVMKLQAMGIAK from the coding sequence TTGACCTGGCGAACGTCAAGATGAGCATGAACCCGTTCGATGAGATCGCGGTCGAGGAGGCGATCCGGCTGAAGGAGAAGGCCGGCGTCACCGAGGTGGTGGTGGTCTCGATCGGCGAGCCCAAGGCGGCGGACACGCTGCGCACCGCGCTGGCGATGGGTGCCGACCGGGCGATCCTGGTCACCGCCGAGGGCCGGGTGGAGCCGCTGGGCGTCGCCAAGCTGCTTGCCAGGATCGTCGAGGAGGAAAGCCCCGATCTCGTGATCCTGGGCAAGCAGGCGATCGACGACGACAACAACCAGACCGGCCAGATGCTGGCCGGGCTGCTCGGCTGGGCGCAAGGGACGTTCGCGTCGAAGGTCGTGCTGGCCGAGGGGCAGGCGGTGGTCACCCGCGAGGTCGATGGCGGGCTGGAGACCGACACGCTGGTGCTGCCGGCGATCGTCACCACCGACCTGCGCCTGAACGAGCCGCGCTATGCCTCGCTGCCCAACATCATGAAGGCCAAGTCCAAGCCGATGGCGACGCGTGCCGCGGCCGATTTCGGCGTCGACATCGCAGCCCGCCACACGATCACCCATGTCGCCGAACCGGGCAAGCGTCAGGCCGGCGTCAAGGTCGCCGATGTCGACGAACTGGTGATGAAGCTGCAAGCGATGGGGATTGCCAAGTGA
- a CDS encoding FAD-binding protein, which produces MKTLVWVEHDGGTVKDATLSAVTAAAKLGEVHLLVAGQGVDAVARAAAAIAGVGKVHVADDAAYAHALAENVAPLVVELMGHHDAFVAPATTTGKNIAPRVAALLDVMQVSDILSVEGPDSFTRPIYAGNAIATVRTSDKKLVVTVRGTAFDKAEAQGGTGTIEAVAATGDKGLSSFTGAEIAENARPELTSAKIIVSGGRALGSEEQFHALIDPLADKLGAAVGASRAAVDAGYAPNDYQVGQTGKIVAPQVYVAVGISGAIQHLAGMKDSKVIVAINKDEDAPIFQVADIGLVGDLFKLVPELTEKL; this is translated from the coding sequence GTGAAGACGCTGGTCTGGGTCGAACATGACGGCGGAACCGTCAAGGATGCCACGCTGTCCGCGGTGACCGCGGCGGCAAAGCTGGGCGAGGTCCACCTGCTGGTCGCAGGGCAGGGCGTGGATGCGGTCGCCCGGGCGGCGGCGGCGATCGCCGGGGTCGGCAAGGTGCATGTCGCCGATGACGCGGCCTATGCGCATGCGCTGGCCGAGAATGTCGCGCCGCTGGTGGTGGAACTGATGGGGCACCACGACGCCTTTGTCGCGCCGGCCACCACGACGGGCAAGAACATCGCGCCGCGGGTCGCGGCCCTTCTCGACGTGATGCAGGTCTCCGACATCCTCTCGGTCGAGGGGCCGGACAGCTTCACCCGGCCGATCTACGCCGGCAACGCCATCGCCACCGTCAGGACCAGCGACAAGAAGCTGGTCGTCACCGTGCGCGGCACCGCCTTCGACAAGGCGGAGGCGCAGGGCGGCACGGGCACGATCGAGGCGGTCGCCGCCACCGGTGACAAGGGCCTGTCCAGCTTCACGGGTGCGGAGATCGCGGAGAATGCGCGTCCCGAGCTGACCTCGGCCAAGATCATCGTGTCGGGCGGCCGGGCGCTGGGCTCCGAGGAGCAGTTCCACGCGCTGATCGATCCGCTCGCCGACAAGCTGGGCGCCGCCGTCGGCGCATCCCGCGCCGCGGTCGATGCCGGCTACGCCCCCAACGACTATCAGGTCGGCCAGACCGGCAAGATCGTCGCCCCCCAGGTCTATGTCGCGGTCGGCATCTCGGGCGCCATCCAGCATCTGGCCGGCATGAAGGACTCCAAGGTGATCGTGGCGATCAACAAGGACGAGGATGCCCCCATCTTCCAGGTCGCCGACATCGGCCTGGTCGGCGACCTCTTCAAGCTGGTCCCCGAACTCACCGAAAAGCTGTAA
- a CDS encoding LacI family DNA-binding transcriptional regulator, translating into MSDNLIDPAQSRVRTIADLARLAGVSAGTVSRALAGKSLVNEETRLRIQALATAHDFRPNQMASRLRTKRTGVIGVVVPLGHERRQHLSDPFFMTMLGHLADALTENGYDVMLSRIIPDADDWLEQIVNSGMMDGVLLIGQSDQFEVIERVARRYRPLVAWGSTMPDQVHCAVGSDNIAGGRLAGERLIARGAKRIAFLGDVRAPEIRQRYEGVAAAMAAAGLAGGPLQLTTHLASDIMEQEIAQHLSAVGDRIDGIAAASDVIAMTAMRVLADRNIRVPDQIPVVGYDDLPLAMQTVPRITTVRQEIAAGARAMVQALFARIGGEDAPGVVMPPLLIERDSA; encoded by the coding sequence ATGAGTGACAATCTGATCGATCCTGCGCAGTCGCGCGTTCGTACCATTGCCGATCTCGCGCGCCTGGCCGGCGTTTCTGCGGGAACGGTATCGCGCGCGCTGGCGGGCAAGTCGCTCGTGAACGAGGAAACCCGCCTGCGCATCCAGGCGCTGGCCACTGCGCACGACTTCCGCCCCAACCAGATGGCCAGCCGCCTGCGTACCAAGCGCACCGGCGTGATCGGCGTGGTGGTGCCGCTCGGCCATGAACGGCGCCAGCACCTGTCGGACCCCTTCTTCATGACGATGCTCGGCCATCTTGCCGATGCGCTGACCGAAAACGGCTATGACGTCATGCTGTCGCGGATCATTCCGGACGCGGACGACTGGCTGGAACAGATCGTCAATTCCGGCATGATGGACGGGGTCCTGCTGATCGGCCAGTCCGACCAGTTCGAGGTGATCGAGCGGGTCGCGCGCCGCTATCGCCCGCTCGTCGCATGGGGCAGCACCATGCCGGATCAGGTTCACTGCGCGGTGGGCAGCGACAATATCGCGGGGGGGCGACTGGCCGGCGAACGCCTGATCGCGCGCGGGGCGAAGCGGATCGCGTTCCTGGGCGATGTGCGTGCCCCCGAAATCCGCCAGCGTTACGAGGGCGTGGCGGCAGCGATGGCGGCGGCCGGGCTGGCGGGCGGTCCGCTGCAACTGACCACGCATCTCGCCTCCGACATCATGGAGCAGGAGATCGCGCAGCATCTGTCCGCGGTGGGCGACCGGATCGACGGCATCGCCGCCGCATCCGACGTGATCGCGATGACGGCGATGCGCGTCCTTGCCGACCGCAATATCCGGGTGCCGGACCAGATCCCCGTCGTCGGCTATGACGACCTGCCACTGGCGATGCAGACGGTGCCGCGCATCACCACCGTCCGCCAGGAAATTGCGGCGGGCGCGCGCGCGATGGTGCAGGCGCTGTTCGCGCGCATCGGGGGCGAGGACGCACCGGGCGTCGTCATGCCGCCGCTGTTGATCGAGCGCGATTCCGCCTAA
- a CDS encoding DUF885 domain-containing protein yields MPYHARRISTRTGRMAGALAALLLASAAPAIATAQGSADARLKTLYTEEYAWRERQQGPGEDNPDATASGLPDVGPAAQAARLARWEATAKALQAIRPATLSPAAQVDYAVYKGQIDGLLAAQRFRDYEMPLTADTSFWSDIASAARGRFVTERDYRRYIATLRDVPRYFDQQIANMRAGLQRGFTIPRVTLTGRDIGVAQVAEAKSVEDSPFWEPMRTMPASIPAATQKTLRDEARAAITTAVVPAHVRLLTFLRNDYIPGARPTTAAADLPDGTAYYRSKIREYVTRDMTADAVHATGLAEMAKIRARMQQVMQQVKFEGDLPAFLTYLRTDPKFYPKTPEELLYRAAWIAKTFDGKASEWFGRLPRSRFAIKPVPADLAPFYTGGRGGPGIYLVNTYNLPARPFYAQVALTLHESAPGHAFQMPLAMENDGLPKFRRDSYLSAYGEGWALYAEALGEEMGMYETPYDLFGMLSYQAWRAARLVVDTGIHAKGWTREQAQTYLRDNTALSDHEITTEVDRYIAWPGQALSYYMGQLAIQAARARAEKALGQRFSIRAFHDAILQLGSVPLSVIDARVDRLIAEGGKGPYPDEE; encoded by the coding sequence ATGCCCTATCATGCCCGCAGGATCAGCACGCGGACGGGTCGCATGGCAGGCGCGCTGGCCGCGCTGCTGTTGGCCAGCGCGGCGCCGGCCATCGCTACGGCACAGGGGAGCGCCGATGCCCGGCTGAAGACGCTCTACACCGAGGAATATGCCTGGCGCGAGCGGCAGCAGGGCCCCGGCGAGGACAACCCCGACGCCACCGCGAGCGGCCTGCCCGATGTCGGCCCGGCAGCACAGGCGGCACGGCTCGCCCGCTGGGAGGCGACCGCAAAGGCGCTGCAGGCGATCCGCCCCGCCACCCTGTCGCCGGCCGCGCAGGTGGATTATGCGGTCTACAAGGGGCAGATCGACGGGCTGCTCGCCGCGCAACGCTTCCGCGATTACGAGATGCCGCTGACCGCGGACACCAGCTTCTGGAGCGACATCGCCAGCGCGGCGCGCGGCCGCTTCGTGACCGAGCGTGACTATCGTCGCTACATCGCGACGCTGCGCGACGTGCCGCGCTATTTCGACCAGCAGATTGCCAATATGCGCGCCGGGTTGCAGCGCGGCTTCACCATTCCGCGGGTGACGCTGACCGGCCGCGACATCGGTGTCGCGCAGGTGGCCGAGGCTAAGTCGGTCGAGGACTCACCCTTCTGGGAGCCGATGCGGACGATGCCCGCCTCGATCCCCGCCGCCACCCAGAAGACGCTGCGCGACGAGGCACGCGCGGCGATCACCACCGCCGTGGTGCCGGCGCATGTCCGGCTGCTGACCTTCCTGCGCAATGACTATATCCCTGGTGCGCGACCGACCACCGCCGCGGCCGACCTGCCCGACGGCACCGCCTACTACCGCTCCAAGATCCGCGAATATGTGACGCGCGACATGACCGCCGACGCGGTCCACGCCACCGGCCTTGCCGAGATGGCCAAGATTCGCGCGCGGATGCAGCAGGTGATGCAACAGGTGAAGTTCGAGGGGGATCTGCCCGCCTTCCTCACCTATCTGCGTACCGATCCCAAATTCTACCCCAAGACGCCCGAGGAACTGCTCTACCGCGCGGCGTGGATCGCCAAGACCTTTGACGGCAAGGCGTCTGAGTGGTTCGGCCGCCTGCCGCGCAGCCGCTTCGCGATCAAGCCGGTGCCGGCCGACCTCGCCCCCTTCTACACCGGCGGGCGCGGCGGGCCGGGCATCTATCTGGTCAACACCTACAATCTGCCCGCACGGCCCTTTTATGCGCAGGTGGCGCTGACGCTTCACGAAAGCGCACCCGGCCATGCCTTCCAGATGCCGCTGGCGATGGAGAATGACGGCCTGCCCAAGTTCCGCCGCGACTCCTACCTGTCCGCCTATGGCGAGGGCTGGGCGCTCTATGCCGAGGCGCTGGGCGAGGAAATGGGCATGTACGAAACGCCCTACGACCTGTTCGGCATGCTGTCCTACCAGGCGTGGCGCGCGGCGCGGCTGGTGGTCGATACCGGCATCCATGCCAAGGGCTGGACGCGCGAACAGGCGCAAACCTATCTGCGGGACAATACGGCGCTGTCCGATCACGAAATAACGACCGAGGTCGACCGCTACATCGCGTGGCCGGGTCAGGCGCTCAGCTATTATATGGGGCAGTTGGCGATCCAGGCGGCCCGCGCCCGTGCCGAAAAGGCGCTGGGTCAACGCTTCAGCATTCGCGCCTTTCACGATGCCATTTTGCAGCTCGGCTCGGTGCCGCTCAGCGTCATCGATGCGCGGGTCGACCGCCTGATCGCGGAGGGCGGCAAGGGTCCCTATCCCGACGAGGAATGA